Genomic DNA from Peribacillus sp. FSL H8-0477:
TTTCTTCGTCCTCGGCTTTTTAACCTATCGAGTACTAAGTTACTTCCTTAAGAAAAAACAGCTCTGGTTTCCTGGAGCTTTGATGTTTGTCATTCTTTATGCTTCTTTAGATGAACTTCACCAAAAAATCACCGGTGACCGCACGCCTCTGATCCAGGATGTAGTGCTGGACACTGTTGGGGGCACCCTTGGCATTATCGTTTGTTGGTTATGGGTAAAAAAAAGAAACCAAACTAAGCAGAGCGCCTGAATACATCAGGCGCTCTGCTTAAAATTGGAGGGTCTTACGGCTTATTAAATTACTTTTTTATCAAAAAAAAAACGTGCGCAAAGAATTACATTTATCCATATCAGGTATGATCATGTTGCTACTCGCTTTTATTGTAATCAGTATACTTATTACCTAGACTGAATAAGAAAGTAAAAAAGCTATAGTTGTACCCCTAACTTCCTATTCATTCGTTGTGAGAAGTAACTGTGCAGCACCATACCAACCATAATAATTATCATCCCTATCCAAGACAACAGTGACGGGAAAAGAGTGGAGACAATCAGTAATTCACCAAAGACGGTAAAAAGAACTTCCATTGACTGAGTAGCTTCGACCGCAGCTAGTTTTGTCATGTTCCCACGAACGAGATCAGTTGCTTTGAAAAAAAGGACGGTTGCAATGACGCCGGAACTGATCGCAACGAGCAGTGATTGAAACGTTTGACCAGCACTAGGAAGCCCCGCTTTCAGTATGCCGAATACCGATAGTACCAGCCAAAATGGCAAACTGGCAATCGTCATTCCAAGCACCCGTTGGAATACATCCAGCTTCCCTCCGCATAGCTCCATCATTTTCCGATTGCCTAGTGGATATGCAAAGGACGCAATCAGAACAGGAATAAATCCGAGTGCTGCTTCTATTCTAGAGATATGGCCAGCATGTTCGATCTGCATCAGGACAATTCCTGCTAAGATTAGGACGGAAAAAGTAAGGCCTCGGAACGGAATTTTCCCCCGTACCGTTTTCCCACCTGCTGTCACAAAAAATAAGGGCGCTAAAAGCGAGCCTGAAATGATGGAAATCAGCCAAGTACTAGCCGTCAGCCAGCCGGGTGCATAAGCGGCAGCAAAACAAAGGGGAGCGTAAAATAGGCCAAAACCCACGGTAGACCAAAGAATCCAGCTGCCCCACCGTTCCCTCATCATGCCAAAAAGCGGCCTCAGGTTTTTTCGCGCCAGAACGATACACAATAAAAAAGGCACCATAAAAAAATAACGCAGCGACGAACTCCAAAGCCAGCTTCCGCCAGACAACTCCATCGAGCGATTTAAAATAAACGTAATCGAAAAAAAGAAGGCGGAACAGATGCCTAAAATAATGGGTTTCACAACAACGCCCCCCTACTCTATAAGTATCTAAACTATATCCAATAGCCAGTGGTTTGACAATAACTTATTAGAATTTTCAAACTCATTCATCATCTACCTATTTTCCCCTCAATCTCATGAATGTAAGCATTTAAAATACCAATTTGCTCCTCTAATTTTTTCTTGTGCTGAAATAAAATGGCTTTGGTGTTCATCTCTTCATGTTCTAAATTTATGGTTGAAATGCTCGCTCTTATATCTTCAATCGACATACCTAAAGTTCGGAAACATCTGATTAAATTAAGAATTTCAATGTCTTTATCATCAAATGTACGATGTTCTTGTTTGTTTCTTTTTATAGGAGGAATTAAGGTTATTTTTTCATAATAACGAATCGTACTTGATGGAATTTGAGCGAGTTGGCTGGCTTGTTGTATAGAATACATAATGCATCCTCCTTGACTTAAAGTATGGTTTAACCTTTAAGGTTGATACTATCAAACAAAAAGGAGAATGCATAATGAAAAACATTTTAGTAGTAGTCACTAATGTTTCTAAATATCCAAATCAAGAACGTGCAACAGGATTATGGTTAGGAGAAGCTGTTCACTTTGTAGACGAAGTGGAAAAGGAAGGATATCACGTTGATTATGTAAGCCCAAATGGCGGATTTACACCGATCGATCCACACAGCTTGGAAGCAGATCAAATGACTGAATTAGATTGGCAATATTATACCAACCCTGACTTTTTAAATAAGCTAAGTGCTACTTTATCAGCAGATGAAGTGAATCCTAAAGATTATGATGCCATTTATTACACAGGCGGGCACGGTGTCATGTGGGATTTCCCTGATGATGAAAAGTTACAAAGCATCGCTAGTAACATACATGCAAATGGCGGAATTGTCTCAGCTGTTTGTCATGGTTCTGTTGGCTTATTAAATATTAAAAATGCGGCAGGTAATTATCTAATTGCGAACAAAAAGGTGGCAGGCTTTGCAAATACTGAAGAAATCGCCCTTGGATTAGATAAAGCCGTTCCATTTTTAACTGAAGATGAACTTGTCAATAGAGGAGCCAATTATGTAAAAGGCGAAGACTGGGCAGCATTCGCTGTAGCTGATAATCGCGTGGTCAGCGGACAAAATCCAGCATCAGGTGGATCAGTTGCAAAAAAAGTCATCCAACTATTAAAATCAGCAAAATAAAAAGAAAGAAGAAGCAACCAATTTTACAACTGGTTGCTTCTTTTTTTTATTCTTAAAATGACCAATAAGTGGATAGCACTACTAGCCCTGTTCCAATTCCACCAGCATAACTCACGGTTCCTTTATAAAGCCTTTGTTTCCACTCGGTAAGTCCTATATTGATTTCCTTCATATATTCCGGCTCTCTAAACAATCCCTTTTTAAGCTGTTGAAAGCCTATTAAGAATAGGTAAAAAAAGCCACTGTTCACTACATAGATTACCGCCGAAGCCATTAAGAGGAATAAACCAGCAATAAAGAGATGGTTTACATCTTTGACTCTATCTTGTGATAGTAGTGATGTGAAGGTTAGTAATTGGCAGAGTAGCATCGATGCCGCACATGAAAGGAAATAATTCTTGTACATCCGTTATTCTGTAACCTTGGAAAAACGCAGGTCAGGGCTTGTTAACGCGTCAAATCGAATTCCCTCTACCTTTTTGCTGACTAGTGAATTTTGTGATGAGAAATAAATAGGTATGATAGGCATTTCGGTCATTAATAGTTCTTCAGCTTGATGGAGCAATTCATATCTTTTGGTTTCATCCTGCTCTACTAAGGAATCAGACAGTAGTTTATCATATTCCGTATTGCTCCAATTTGTAAAGTTGCTGGAGCTTTTCGTACTATATAAATTCAATACTGGATACGGATCAAGGAAATCTCCGACCCAGCCCATACGAGCGATTTGGAAGTTCTTTTGTTTAAATGAATCAATGTATGTTTTCCATTCTTGATTTTCAAGCGCTGTCTCTACTCCAAGATTTTGTTTGAACATTTCCTGAAGTGCTTCCGCTATCTTCTTATGATTAGCTTCAGAATTGTATTTTAACGTTACTTCAGGAAGAGTACTCCAACCTTCTTCTTTAAGTCCCTCTTTCAGCAGTTTTTTCGCTTTATCTGCATCAAAAGAATAATAGTCGGAAACCTCATCACGGAAGTCCTTTCCTGAAGGGGCTTCTGCTCCGTATGCTACATATCCGTATGCGGCTTTCTCTCCGCCTTTGGAAACATTTTTTGTAATCGCATCTCGATCAATTGCATAGGCAAATGCTTGTCTGATTTTTTTGTTCGTAAATGGTTTCTCGTTGACATTAAATGAATAGGTATAGACACTAAAAGAAGGGGAGCTGATATATTCATCACTACTCTTCTCTTGATCAATCGCTTCAGAGGGAATTGATTTTACTAAATCCAATTCCTTGGATTTGAACATTTGATATTCAGTCGTGGCGTCGGCAATCATTTTAAACTTGATTGAATCCAGACCGATATTCTTTGAATTCCAGTGTTCTTTGTTCTTATCAAGCGTTATTCCGTCATTGTGCTTCCAAGCAGACACATGATAAGCCCCATTTGAGACAATGCCTTCTGCCTCTGCTGCCCACTTTTCATCTGCTTCGACTACTTGTTGGTTGACTGGCAGGAATCCGTGTCCTTGCAGAACAGTTGGGAAAAACTTAATGGGTGTATCCAATTGTACGACGAGGGTTTTCTCGTCTTCCGCTTTAATAGCGACATCATCTACCGAACCTTTGCCTGTATTGTACTCTTCGGCTCCTTTGATATAATAGAAGCTCGAAGGATCATAGGCTGCTGTCTTTGGATTTAACACCCTTTTCCACGAATATTCAAAGTCATTCGCCGTTACGGCAGCTCCATTTGACCATTTAGCATCATCACGAATCGTAAAGGTATACGTTTTACCATCCTCTGATACCTCAACCTTGCTTGCTGTTCCCTTTACAACCTTGCCATTCTTATCATATGAATACAATCCCTCATATAAGTGGTCAATTACCCAATAGGAAGTCGTATCAGATGCAAAGGCCGGGTCCAATGTATACGGTTCACCGCCTAGATTGGCTGTAATGGTTTGATCAACCTCTTTGGCTGACCCTCCCTGAGCTGTCTTTTCATTCTTGCCGCATCCACTTAATGCAGTAAGAACGACCAGGATGACTGTTAGTATGTATAATGATAATTTCTTCATAATTTCCTCCCGTTATCTAACGTTGATTTATGTACATGCTCTTCTCACCTTATCCATATAAATGGCATGCGGTGTAATGCTCATTTTTTATTTCCTTCCACTGTGGTTTTTGCTTAGCGCAAACCTCCATCGCTGCAGGACAGCGGGTACGGAATGGGCAGCCTGAAGGGGGCTCGATAGGACTTGGCGGATCACCTCCCAAAAGGATTCTTTCTTTGGCTCCTCTTAAACTTGGCTCACTTGCAGGAATGGCGGATAATAACGCCTTCGTATAGGGATGCAGCGGTTCAGCGAATAACTCATCGCTTGCAGCAAGTTCCATCATTTGTCCCAAATACATCACACCGATTCGATCACTGATATGATTAACCATGGCCAAATCATGAGCAATGAACAAGTAGGTCAACCCAAACTCTTCCTGTAAATCAGTTAATAGATTAACAACCTGTGCTTGAATGGAGACATCCAGAGCAGATATCGGCTCATCGGCTACAATGAAAGAAGGTTCCACAGCAAGTGCACGCGCTATCCCAATACGCTGTCTTTGCCCGCCGCTGAATTCATGTGGAAAACGATCGGCATGCTCGGGACTTAGTCCAACCTTCTCCAATAACTCAATAATCCGCTGTTTTCTTGCACTGCCTTTTTTCAATCGATGGGCGTCCAGTCCTTCAGCAATAATGTCTCCTACCTTCATTCTAGGATTTAAGGAGGCTTGCGGATCCTGGAAGATCATTTGAATTTCTCGATTGACCATTTTCTTGCTTTTTCGATCCAGTTTGGATAGATCCCTTCCATCGAAAATCACTTTTCCTTCAGTAGCTTCATAGATTCCCACAAGGGTTCTTCCCAAGGTCGTTTTCCCGCTGCCGCTTTCTCCGACAAGTCCAAATGTTTCTCCCTTTCGAATGTCAAAGGAGATTCCATCGACAGATTTTATGGTTTGATGCTTGCCCGCCTTAAAGTGCTTCTTAACATTCTGTACGTCGAGAATGATCTCACCCATGACGTTCACCTCCGGCCGCAATTTCACTGTACCCTTTTGCCCGCTTATCTTGAAGCCAGCAGCGTGCGCTATGACTTTCAGAAAAGAACTCTTTCTCGGGCAGATACTCTATGCACACTTCCATCGCATACGGACATCTCTCTGCAAACGGACATCCCATAGGTGGATCGAACAAGTCTGGAGGTGTTCCTTCAATAGCCATAAGCCGTTCTTTCTCCTGAGAATGAATAGTGGGAACGGAATTCAGCAGTCCCCATGTATAGGGATGCTTAGGAGACTCAAATAGTTCATGGACTGTGCCCGATTCTACGACAATTCCTGCATACATCACGGATACTCTATCAGCCAGTTCAGCTACGACACCAAGGTCATGCGTTATTAACACAATCGATGTCTGCCTTTCTAACTGAATACGTTTTAATAATTCGAGTATTTGAGCCTGGATGGTTACATCAAGTGCTGTCGTCGGTTCATCCGCTATGAGTAAACTTGGGTTAGCTGCTAGGGCGATTGCAATGACAACGCGCTGCCTCATCCCACCGCTAAATTGATGTGAATAATCGGAATAACGTGTAGTGGGATCCGCGATTCCAACTTCCTGAAGCAGTTGGATCGTTTTTTTCTTTGCCTCGTCCCTTGAAAGTTTCAATTTCTTTATAAAGATTTCATCAATTTGATGTCCTATTTTCATCGTAGGATTAAGCGATGTCATGGGATCTTGAAAAATCATGCCAATTTCTGTTCCTCTTATTTCTCTAAGTTTTTTAGACGATAGAGACGTGATTTCCTGATCTCGAAATTTGATGCTGCCGACTTTTACTCGTCCGTGGGGTTTTGGAATCATCCCCATGATCGATTGGGCGGTCACACTTTTTCCACAGCCGCTTTCTCCAACAATCGCTAGCGTCTCACCATCTTCTACATGAAGATCTACACCTCTCACCGCATGGATTTCTCCTCCACGTGTTTTGAATGACACATGTAGATTATCAATTTCTAATACTCTCATACATCATCTCTCCTTACTTCTCAGAGCGCGGATCAAGCGCATCCTGTAACCCATCTCCAAACGCATTAAAGGCAAACATCGTTAACGAAATCATCAATGCCGGAAAAAACAATCTCCACCACTGACCGCTTAAAACTACACCTAGAGAGTCGTTAGCCATCGTTCCCCAGCTTGCTGTAGGCGCTTGAACACCCAATCCTAAAAAACTCAAAAATGATTCTGAAAAAATAGCTTGTGGAATGGTAAAAGTTAGATTGACAATAATAATGCCCATCATATTTGGCAGCAAATGCTTTGAAATAATCTTGAAATGGGAGGTCCCCAGCTTTTCAGCGGCCATCACGTATTCCTGCTGCTTTAACTGCAAAATTTGCCCCCTCACAATTCTCGCCATGCCTACCCATCCTGTTATCGAGAGTGCCAGAATCATCGTAGTCAATCCCGGTTTCATAACAACCATCAGTAGTATCACGACAAGAAGGTAAGGGATTCCATACAAAATCTCGACAATTCTCATTAAAAAACCGTCTATTCTATCTCCTGCTCGGCTTCTTCCAGCCATATAGCCTGATATTCCTCCTACCAAAACCCCCATAATTAAATCGATTATGGCTGCGATAATCCCAATCAATAGCGAAATTCTAGCCCCTGTCCAGACCCGTACCCAAACATCTCTCCCTAAGTCATCCGTACCAAACCAATGCTTGGCAGAAGGTTTTAAGTTGCCTTCCGTCAAGGATTGATGGCTTGGAGTGAAGGGCAGGAGGTGAGGTCCAATGATCGACAGCGTTAGAATGATCAGTAATAAAAAGAAACCCGTTAACGCCAACTTGTTCTTCGCAAGCTTTAGTGCCACTTCATGCCAATACCCCATAACAGGACGGCTTTTCGTTCTATATCGTAACCTGCTGCGATCGACAGGCTTAAACATACTGTCATTTACTTCTGGCACGCCTATTCACCTCCGCTCGTCATTTTTATTCTCGGATCGACAAATCTATAGCACAAATCGATTAGAAATAGCGTTAAGACTAAAATCGTGCTGTAAAAAATGGTTGTACCCAGAATGACTGGATAATCTCGATTAAAAATACTGTCTACAAAATATTTTCCAATACCGGGTATCGCAAATATTTTCTCTATTACGAATGTTCCGGTAATTATTGATGCAAACAGCGGCCCAATAAAGGAAATGACAGGGATGATTGCATTCCGAATTCCATGCTTACAGACAATATATACCGTGGAAAGTCCCTTCGCCTCAGCCGTTTTCATATAGTTTTGGCTTAAGACCTCCAGCATGCTTGTTCTGACAAATCGGGCGATAATCGCAAGCGGACCGACTGCCAAGGCAATGGTCGGAAGAATTGTATGCGCCCATGTTCCCCACGAGGCAACTGGAAGGATTCCTGCCTCGACAGCACCGTATTTAATCAGCAAAGGTGCCAATATAAAGCTCGGTACAGAAATCCCCACTATTGCCACAATCATCGAAAGGTAATCTAGCCCTCGATTATGGTTGAGGGCAGCGATAATGCCTAAAGCCAAACCTAGTATAATGGCAACAACCATTGCTTGCAGCCCCAATATAGCTGATGGCAGGAACCCTTCTGCTATCAATGTATTCACATCTCTTGTCTTAGACTGAATCGAAGGACCAAAGTCAAAATGAAGCAAATCCTTCATATAGAGAACGTATTGAACAGGCAACGGTTCGTCCAAATTATATTTTGCCCTCATATTTTTAACAATTTCCTCCGGTAATGATTTTGCATCTGACGCAAATGGATCGCCTGGTATACTGTTCATAATGACAAAGGTCAGCGTCATAATAATCCAGAGAGTCACAACCATCGTTAGTAAGCGTTTTATTACATACATAGGATTCACCTGTCTTATTTACATATTTTTAAAAGGAAGTGAAGCTTAGCAACTCATCTTCATTAGTAATAAACAAAGTAAGCAAGTCTTTAGCAGCTTCTAAGTCTGTGATATCAATAATTTCAATTGGAGAGTGTGCGTTACGGGATGGAATAGAAAGCACGCCTGTCGGTATCCCTTTGTTGGAGAGGTGAACGGCTCCACCATCTGTCCCTATTCCAGGAAATACTTCCAGCTGATACGGAATTCCTCCCTCTTCTGCCAGTGTCTTTAGCTTCTCTCTAATGGCTGGATGGGCGATTAAGCTTGCATCCATGACCTTAATGCCAACTCCTCCACCAATCTGAAGCTCATCATCCAGGACAGTTTCTGGAGTATCACTGGCTGCTGTCGTATCAATGGCAATCGCTGCATCAGCAGCAATCCCCTCTGTTGCTACTTTCGCCCCTCTTAGGCCTATCTCTTCCTGAACCGTAAAGATAATGACAAGCTCTCCAGAGAAATCTGGAAGATCCTTCAGCACCTGTAACAACACCGCACAGCCTGCCCTGTCATCAAAGCCCTTGCCAACTATCCTCCCTGTATCACTGTTGCCCAAAACGGTAACGTCCGAAAGCCAGGTAACGGAATCCCCAATAGCAGCACCCATATTGATTGCTTGTTTCTTGGAACGGGCTCCAATATCGATATAGGATTCTCTGACAGACTTAAGCTTTCTTTCACTTTCAAACTTCCGATAATGGGCAGAAATCCCGCCAAACACACCAATTAAATACCCAGTACCAGTTCGAACCCGTACCTTTTGACCGGCCAATATACGAATATCATGACCTCCTAAAGACTCGACCTTAAGCAAGCCATCAGGTGTAATGCTTCGAATAATAAAGCCAACCTCATCCATATGCGCTGTAAGAATCAGCCTTGGCCCCGGTCTACTTCCTTTTTTTATCGCAGTAATATTACCAAGATGATCCACAGACCACTCGTCTGCTAAAGATTCAAGTTCTGACGTTATGTAACGGATAACTGGCTGTTCAAAGCCTGAAGGTCCGTGCAGCACAGAAAGCTCTCTAACGATTTTCTCCATTTCTTACTCCCCCTTTTTTCATCCCCAAACAACAAAAAGTCCCCTTCTTTTTTAAGAAGAGGACAGAATAAATAATAACTAGTTTTCTGTTCTTCTTATCTATCAGGCGAACCTGATGGAATTGGCACAGTATTCACAAGGAACCTGTTGCCGAGGTTTCAAAGGGCCATATCCCTCCACCTCTCTGGATAAGAAATCAATTATGTATTTTTATAATGAAATTAGCATAAGCCAGAATTCGAAGCACGTCAATCTATTTTTTCATTTTTATCATTTTTCTGATATATTAAATTACTATCTGAATGTTTAAATCTACAAGCCTGTTCGATAGTCACAAGACAAACCATCCTTAATCCTTCTTTGCCGCTTCCCAGCAACAACCTCGTGCTAAATCACGGTGTTTATGTGCGCCTGGCGCTTATTTTTGTGCGAAAACATCTCACCAGAAAACGTTTCAAGATCCCAAGGGTTGTTGAAAATATGTCATTTACTAGAATCTAAGTTGGATCTCTAAAGTAGAGTAAAGATAGATACTCATTTTCAAAAGACAGCCCCCCCAGACCTTTCACTTCTGACCTGATTAACGCCGGAGAGCGTTTTTGGGCATTCGGGGTTATGAAAATAGAGTCATCAAGACTGGTTAGATGCCAAATATGAGAAAAGTAGAGTCAAGTCCTTATTATTGTGTAAATTCGTTAACAATGTTTTCACTCTGATTAATTGGACGCTTTCAAACGGATAAAAAACTGTTTTTAGAGTTGCACAAAACCCTAACCTTACACTTTTTTTTGGAAACTTCCATGGCCATTTTCTCTCGCATTCGGGCAGAGCTGTCAAAGGCTTTTCACTTTGACAGCCCTGTTTGAATGTGAAATGATTCATGATGGAAGTTTTGAAAAATAACTACTTCGACAATGCTTTTTTCTTGTCGTAAACTGTGTCTTGATATTGCATTAAGAGAGCACCTACTAATCGGAAAGCAGATTGGGTATTAGGAAAGATCCGGATTACTCTTTCTCTTCTGCGTACTTCTTGATTTAAACGCTCCAGCGAATTTGTACTACGAATGTGCTGCCTGATTTTTTCAGGGTGATTCATGTATTGAATGGTGTCTTCGAACCCTTCATCCAAAATTTGAAGGGCTTTTTCATATTTTGATTCCTCACCAAATTTATTTATTAACTCCGTTTTAAATAGACGAATATCATCTATCGTGACTGCTTCAAATACCCGTTTAATCATCAAGCGAATATCAGATGATCCCTTTTTAGGCAGTTTTTCGATAATGTTCCGTTTAAAATGGACATTGCACCGTTGCCAGCTGGTCCCAATGAATTCCCGTTGGACTGCTTTGACTAACCCTTGATGGGCATCAGAAATCACCAGTTTCGGGGATTGAAGACCGCGGGATTTTAGTTGCTTAAAGAACTGTGACCAAGATTCAAAGCTTTCTACATGATCTACATGGAGCCCTAGAATCTCTCGCTTATTCTGTTCCGTAAGGGCAGTCGCAATATATACGGCTTTTGAGACAACTTGATGGTGCTCACGCACCTTGATATACATGGCATCTACGAAAACAAAGGGGTAGTACGTGGTATTGAGGGGCCTCCCTGCCCAGCCATTAACAATGGGATCAAGCTTTTCAGTCAGCGATGAAACGAAGGATTTTGAGACATTTTCACCGCATAGCTGTTCGACAATATGAGTAACCTTTCGTGTAGAAACTCCATTGATTACCATCTCTAACATGGAAAGGACGAGCGCTTGATCGACCCGAGCATATTTTTCAAATACAGAAGGGGAAAAGTCGCCATTACGTGTTCTAGGGACCTTCAATTTAATCTTGCCAATACTCATCGTAAAATCACGTTCATAATAGCCATTTCGATAATCCTGACGCTCGGTAGAGCGCTCATAAGATGAAACTTGTAGATGGTTGTCTCTCTCTTTCTCCATAAACTCATTTAAGATCAACACAACCGCTGATTTAATCACGGCATCAAGATTAGAATTCATAATGGAAAGTTTTAAAAGATCGATATCAAGGTTAAACTGTAACTGAGTCATTATATTCCCTCTTTTCAATGTGTTTTCATGGTGAAAACATTGTTTCCAAGAGCGAATAAAATGACTCTCTTTTTTTACACAATTATATGGACTTAATCAAAAGTAGAGAAAGATACCCTATTTTCAACAACCCTAAAGCCTTGAATGTCTTCGATGTGTGCAAAACTAACGATTTTCTGTGCACTTGGGGTTCATTTCTGTGCAAAACCCAGCAAAAAGTGTGCAGTTCAGCGACTTTTCTGTGCAAAACAAGCCAAAAAGTGTGCAAAGGGGTTTTTAGGGGATCGGGGTATGAAAATAGTATCTCCACCAACAAAAAAAGAAGAAGCAATCGCTTCTTCCCCTTACAGTGTTACCCCTGTTTTAAAGATTGCCAGTTCTCTAAAGTCGTTCTTTTCATTGTTGACGAATTCTCCGTTGGTGACTTGGATGATGTAGTCGATGAAGTCGCGTAAGACAAGCTCTGGTGATACGTCATCTTCGAGCAAAGTGCCTGCATTGAAGTCGATCCAGTGCGGCTTTGCTTCATAGATGGGTGTATTCGTCGATACTTTCATTGTCGGCACGAAGGTCCCAAATGGTGTTCCTCTTCCTGTTGTGAATAAGACGATATGGCAGCCTGCCGCTGCTAGTGCGGAGGATGCAATCAAATCATTTCCTGGAGCACTCAAGAGATTCAAGCCTTTTCTTTGTAACACTTCTCCGTATTTTAAAACATCGACCACGGGTGCTGAACCGGCTTTTTGGGTACAGCCCAATGATTTGTCCTCTAAGGTGGTAATTCCGCCTGCTTTGTTACCAGGCGAAGGATTTTCATAGATTGGCTGATTAAAGGTTAGAAAATAATCTTTAAAATCATTAATTAACGATACCGTTTTATGAAAGACTTCCTCCGTTTCTGCTCGTTCCATCAAGATTGTTTCTGCCCCAAACATTTCTGGAACCTCTGTCAAAACGGTCGTTCCCCCCTGTGCAATCAGAAAATCAGAAAACCTTCCTAAAAGAGGATTGGCCGTAATCCCTGAAAAGCCATCGGACCCGCCGCACTTCAGACCAATTTTCAATTCGGCTAACGGAACATCTTCCCTTTTGTCGTTTTGGGCATGAGCATGAATTTCTTTGACCATCTCTACTCCCGCTTCGATTTCGTCAGTGACATCTTGTGACACAAGGAATTTAATCCGATCATCATCGACATTCCCAAGTGACTCTTTAAAGGTGACCATCTCATTGTTTTCACAGCCAAGTCCGAGCACCAATACCCCGGCAGCATTCGGATGGTTCACGGCATTCAATAAAATTTGCTTCGTATTTTCATGGTCATCACCTAATTGCGAGCAGCCAAAACTATGCTTGAACACTAGCATATTATCAAATGGTGCAATATCCTTC
This window encodes:
- a CDS encoding ABC transporter ATP-binding protein, whose amino-acid sequence is MGEIILDVQNVKKHFKAGKHQTIKSVDGISFDIRKGETFGLVGESGSGKTTLGRTLVGIYEATEGKVIFDGRDLSKLDRKSKKMVNREIQMIFQDPQASLNPRMKVGDIIAEGLDAHRLKKGSARKQRIIELLEKVGLSPEHADRFPHEFSGGQRQRIGIARALAVEPSFIVADEPISALDVSIQAQVVNLLTDLQEEFGLTYLFIAHDLAMVNHISDRIGVMYLGQMMELAASDELFAEPLHPYTKALLSAIPASEPSLRGAKERILLGGDPPSPIEPPSGCPFRTRCPAAMEVCAKQKPQWKEIKNEHYTACHLYG
- a CDS encoding ABC transporter ATP-binding protein — protein: MRVLEIDNLHVSFKTRGGEIHAVRGVDLHVEDGETLAIVGESGCGKSVTAQSIMGMIPKPHGRVKVGSIKFRDQEITSLSSKKLREIRGTEIGMIFQDPMTSLNPTMKIGHQIDEIFIKKLKLSRDEAKKKTIQLLQEVGIADPTTRYSDYSHQFSGGMRQRVVIAIALAANPSLLIADEPTTALDVTIQAQILELLKRIQLERQTSIVLITHDLGVVAELADRVSVMYAGIVVESGTVHELFESPKHPYTWGLLNSVPTIHSQEKERLMAIEGTPPDLFDPPMGCPFAERCPYAMEVCIEYLPEKEFFSESHSARCWLQDKRAKGYSEIAAGGERHG
- a CDS encoding peptide ABC transporter substrate-binding protein — encoded protein: MKKLSLYILTVILVVLTALSGCGKNEKTAQGGSAKEVDQTITANLGGEPYTLDPAFASDTTSYWVIDHLYEGLYSYDKNGKVVKGTASKVEVSEDGKTYTFTIRDDAKWSNGAAVTANDFEYSWKRVLNPKTAAYDPSSFYYIKGAEEYNTGKGSVDDVAIKAEDEKTLVVQLDTPIKFFPTVLQGHGFLPVNQQVVEADEKWAAEAEGIVSNGAYHVSAWKHNDGITLDKNKEHWNSKNIGLDSIKFKMIADATTEYQMFKSKELDLVKSIPSEAIDQEKSSDEYISSPSFSVYTYSFNVNEKPFTNKKIRQAFAYAIDRDAITKNVSKGGEKAAYGYVAYGAEAPSGKDFRDEVSDYYSFDADKAKKLLKEGLKEEGWSTLPEVTLKYNSEANHKKIAEALQEMFKQNLGVETALENQEWKTYIDSFKQKNFQIARMGWVGDFLDPYPVLNLYSTKSSSNFTNWSNTEYDKLLSDSLVEQDETKRYELLHQAEELLMTEMPIIPIYFSSQNSLVSKKVEGIRFDALTSPDLRFSKVTE
- a CDS encoding DMT family transporter, coding for MKPIILGICSAFFFSITFILNRSMELSGGSWLWSSSLRYFFMVPFLLCIVLARKNLRPLFGMMRERWGSWILWSTVGFGLFYAPLCFAAAYAPGWLTASTWLISIISGSLLAPLFFVTAGGKTVRGKIPFRGLTFSVLILAGIVLMQIEHAGHISRIEAALGFIPVLIASFAYPLGNRKMMELCGGKLDVFQRVLGMTIASLPFWLVLSVFGILKAGLPSAGQTFQSLLVAISSGVIATVLFFKATDLVRGNMTKLAAVEATQSMEVLFTVFGELLIVSTLFPSLLSWIGMIIIMVGMVLHSYFSQRMNRKLGVQL
- a CDS encoding type 1 glutamine amidotransferase domain-containing protein; its protein translation is MKNILVVVTNVSKYPNQERATGLWLGEAVHFVDEVEKEGYHVDYVSPNGGFTPIDPHSLEADQMTELDWQYYTNPDFLNKLSATLSADEVNPKDYDAIYYTGGHGVMWDFPDDEKLQSIASNIHANGGIVSAVCHGSVGLLNIKNAAGNYLIANKKVAGFANTEEIALGLDKAVPFLTEDELVNRGANYVKGEDWAAFAVADNRVVSGQNPASGGSVAKKVIQLLKSAK
- a CDS encoding DUF3899 domain-containing protein, with amino-acid sequence MYKNYFLSCAASMLLCQLLTFTSLLSQDRVKDVNHLFIAGLFLLMASAVIYVVNSGFFYLFLIGFQQLKKGLFREPEYMKEINIGLTEWKQRLYKGTVSYAGGIGTGLVVLSTYWSF
- a CDS encoding ABC transporter permease, giving the protein MFKPVDRSRLRYRTKSRPVMGYWHEVALKLAKNKLALTGFFLLLIILTLSIIGPHLLPFTPSHQSLTEGNLKPSAKHWFGTDDLGRDVWVRVWTGARISLLIGIIAAIIDLIMGVLVGGISGYMAGRSRAGDRIDGFLMRIVEILYGIPYLLVVILLMVVMKPGLTTMILALSITGWVGMARIVRGQILQLKQQEYVMAAEKLGTSHFKIISKHLLPNMMGIIIVNLTFTIPQAIFSESFLSFLGLGVQAPTASWGTMANDSLGVVLSGQWWRLFFPALMISLTMFAFNAFGDGLQDALDPRSEK
- a CDS encoding VanZ family protein; its protein translation is MTKKTIFFIVFVCWMLVIFNFSAQSYQEQDLTPVLKTYLEPLHLEEKLDGISFNYAGSEVSVQSVGVVSFVQFFIRKAAHLSIFFVLGFLTYRVLSYFLKKKQLWFPGALMFVILYASLDELHQKITGDRTPLIQDVVLDTVGGTLGIIVCWLWVKKRNQTKQSA
- a CDS encoding MerR family transcriptional regulator, translating into MYSIQQASQLAQIPSSTIRYYEKITLIPPIKRNKQEHRTFDDKDIEILNLIRCFRTLGMSIEDIRASISTINLEHEEMNTKAILFQHKKKLEEQIGILNAYIHEIEGKIGR